The proteins below are encoded in one region of Phaseolus vulgaris cultivar G19833 chromosome 1, P. vulgaris v2.0, whole genome shotgun sequence:
- the LOC137813974 gene encoding uncharacterized protein, with product MGDSSEDFSVVVLASDLGIDARPFLEHQQQQEEDNWYDCSQNLFPDEDFSDLDQLQFLRLQGTDKNSNRILRIVGKYFPATVVSAERLKRYVFHKICSELPDEPFCIVYVHTTVQKEDNSPGITILRWIYEELPADFKDRLQTVYFIHPGLRSRLVIAAVGRFFLSGGLYWKIKYVSRLQYLWDDVKKGEIEIPDFVKNHDDILEHRPLTDYGIEPDPFHLSGIPSSTYSFGKYEERWAGRDYVS from the exons ATGGGTGATTCGTCGGAGGATTTCTCGGTGGTGGTTTTGGCGTCGGACCTCGGAATCGATGCGCGACCCTTCCTCGAACATCAACAGCAGCAAGAAGAAGATAATTGGTACGACTGTTCTCAAAATCTCTTCCCCGACGAAGATTTCTCCGATCTCGATCAGTTGCAATTCCTCCGCCTCCAAGGCACCGATAAAAACTCCAATCGCATTCTCCGCATCGTCGGCAAGTACTTCCCAG CAACTGTTGTGAGTGCAGAGCGACTGAAAAGATATGTGTTTCACAAGATCTGCAGTGAGTTGCCGGATGAGCCATTCTGTATTGTTTACGTGCACACCACCGTTCAGAAAGAGGATAATTCCCCTGGCATAACGATCTTAAGGTGGATTTATGAAGAACTTCCTGCTGATTTCAAGGACAGGCTTCAAACTGTGTATTTCATCCACCCTGGCCTTCGGTCCCGGCTAGTCATCGCTGCTGTTGGCCGCTTTTTCTTGAGTGGAGG ATTATATTGGAAGATCAAGTATGTAAGCCGGCTTCAGTACCTCTGGGATGATGTAAAGAAAGGAGAGATTGAGATACCAGATTTTGTGAAAAATCATGATGATATTCTTGAGCATAGACCACTCACAGATTATGGTATTGAGCCTGATCCCTTTCACTTGTCTGGGATACCATCATCTACCTACTCATTTGGAAAGTACGAGGAGAGATGGGCGGGAAGGGATTATGTGTCGTAG
- the LOC137815928 gene encoding uncharacterized protein: MLHQSNTTPGATLAVGYVAFEKKKIKALVSAFKWCAATVVSAERLKRYVFHKICSELPDEPFCIVYVHTTVQKEDNSPGITILRWIYEELPADFKDRLQTVYFIHPGLRSRLVIAAVGRFFLSGGLYWKIKYVSRLQYLWDDVKKGEIEIPDFVKNHDDILEHRPLTDYGIEPDPFHLSGIPSSTYSFGKYEERWAGRDYVS; encoded by the exons ATGTTACATCAAT CCAATACTACACCAGGAGCTACACTAGCTGTGGGATACGTTGCTTtcgagaaaaagaaaattaaagctCTAGTGAG TGCTTTTAAATGGTGTGCAGCAACTGTTGTGAGTGCAGAGCGACTGAAGAGATATGTGTTTCACAAGATCTGCAGTGAGTTGCCGGATGAGCCATTCTGTATTGTTTACGTGCACACCACCGTTCAGAAAGAGGATAATTCCCCTGGCATAACGATCTTAAGGTGGATTTATGAAGAACTTCCTGCTGATTTCAAGGACAGGCTTCAAACTGTGTATTTCATCCACCCTGGCCTTCGGTCCCGGCTAGTCATCGCTGCTGTTGGCCGCTTTTTCTTGAGTGGAGG ATTATATTGGAAGATCAAGTATGTAAGCCGGCTTCAGTACCTCTGGGATGATGTAAAGAAAGGAGAGATTGAGATACCAGATTTTGTGAAAAATCATGATGATATTCTTGAGCATAGACCACTCACAGATTATGGTATTGAGCCTGATCCCTTTCACTTGTCTGGGATACCATCATCTACCTACTCATTTGGAAAGTACGAGGAGAGATGGGCGGGAAGGGATTATGTGTCGTAG
- the LOC137813972 gene encoding pyrroline-5-carboxylate reductase: protein MEIASIPADTYTLGFIGAGKMAESIARGVVRSGVLPPSRIRTAAHSNPARRDAFESFGVSVLSSNEDVVRESNVVVLSVKPQLVKDVVSKLTPVITKNKLLVSVAAGVKLKDLQEWAGSDRFIRVMPNTPAAVGEAASVMSLGAAATEEDGSIVAKLFGSIGKIWKAEEKYFDGITGLSGSGPAYIYLAIEALADGGVAAGLPRDLSLSLASQTVLGAASMVSQTGKHPGQLKDDVTSPGGTTIAGIHELENGGFRGTLMNAVVAAAKRSRELS, encoded by the exons ATGGAAATCGCTTCCATTCCGGCCGATACCTACACTCTCGGTTTCATCGGCGCTGGAAAAATGGCCGAGTCCATTGCCCGCGGTGTCGTCCGTTCCGGCGTCCTGCCGCCTTCTCGCATTCGCACCGCCGCACACTCCAATCCCGCGCGCCGCGACGCCTTCGAATCATTCGGCGTCAGCGTCCTCTCATCGAACGAAGAC GTCGTTCGCGAAAGCAACGTCGTCGTTCTATCGGTCAAACCTCAATTAG TGAAAGACGTGGTGTCCAAATTGACGCCTGTAATCACGAAGAACAAGCTTTTGGTTTCGGTGGCCGCTGGCGTCAAGTTGAAAGATCTTCAG GAATGGGCTGGGAGCGACAGATTTATAAGAGTGATGCCTAATACACCTGCTGCAGTTGGCGAGGCAGCATCCG TGATGAGCTTGGGGGCAGCCGCAACAGAGGAAGATGGAAGTATTGTAGCTAAATTATTTGGgtcaattggaaaaatttggaaagCTGAAGAAAAGTATTTTGATGGAATAACTGGTCTGAG TGGTAGTGGTCCTGCGTACATTTATTTAGCAATAGAAGCTTTGGCTGACGGAGGAGTAGCAGCTGGTCTACCACGTGATCTTTCATTAAGTCTAGCTTCTCAAACT gtatTGGGAGCTGCATCAATGGTGTCACAGACTGGGAAGCACCCGGGGCAACTTAAGGATGACGTTACTTCTCCAGGTGGGACAACAATTGCGGGCATTCATGAGTTAGAAAACGGAGGGTTCCGTGGAACACTGATGAATGCTGTTGTTGCTGCTGCTAAGCGCAGCCGAGAGCTTTCTTGA
- the LOC137813973 gene encoding lycopene beta cyclase, chloroplastic, whose protein sequence is MIAMDTLLKTPNKLEFLHPLHGYSEKLSSSGSSRVQNQDFRFGSKKSLVRWGKCGGLRASCSALLELVPEFKKENLDFELPLYDSSKGAVVDLAVVGGGPAGLAVAQQVSEAGLSVCAIDPNPRLIWPNNYGVWVDEFEAMDLLDCLDTTWSGAVVYIDDKTKKDLDRPYGRVNRKLLKSKMMQKCISNGVKFHQAKVIKIIHEDTKSLLICNDGVTVQATVVLDATGFSRCLVQYDKPYNPGYQVAYGILAEVDEHPYDVDKMLFMDWRDSHLDNDKELKQRNSRIPTFLYAMPFSSTKIFLEETSLVARPGLRMEDIQERMVARLKHLGIRVKSIEEDEHCVIPMGGPLPVLPQRVVGIGGTAGMVHPSTGYMVARTLAAAPIVANAIVQSLGSDRGLSGGDISAQVWKDLWPIQRRRQREFFCFGMDILLKLDLPGTRRFFDAFFDLEPHYWHGFLSSRLFLPELLFFGLSLFSYASNTSRIEIMAKGTLPLANMISNLVKDTE, encoded by the coding sequence ATGATTGCTATGGATACTTTGCTCAAAACACCTAACAAGCTCGAGTTTTTGCACCCACTTCACGGTTATTCAGAGAAATTAAGCAGTTCAGGCTCCTCTAGGGTGCAAAATCAGGATTTTAGATTTGGTTCTAAGAAATCGCTTGTGAGATGGGGTAAATGTGGTGGTTTGCGGGCTAGTTGTAGTGCCCTTTTGGAGCTTGTTCCTGAATTCAAGAAGGAGAATCTGGATTTTGAACTTCCTCTGTATGATTCGTCAAAGGGGGCTGTGGTGGACCTTGCTGTTGTGGGAGGGGGGCCTGCGGGGCTTGCAGTTGCGCAGCAGGTTTCTGAGGCAGGGCTTTCAGTTTGTGCTATTGATCCAAACCCTAGGTTGATTTGGCCCAATAATTATGGGGTTTGGGTGGATGAGTTTGAGGCCATGGATTTGCTGGACTGCCTTGACACCACCTGGTCTGGCGCAGTTGTCTACATCGACGATAAAACAAAGAAGGATCTTGATAGGCCTTATGGTAGAGTGAATAGGAAGCTGCTGAAGTCGAAGATGATGCAGAAATGTATCTCAAATGGTGTCAAGTTTCACCAGGCCAAAGTTATCAAGATTATTCACGAGGATACCAAATCTTTGCTGATTTGTAATGATGGTGTCACTGTTCAGGCCACAGTTGTTCTTGATGCCACTGGCTTTTCAAGATGCTTGGTTCAGTATGATAAACCGTACAACCCGGGTTACCAAGTTGCTTATGGGATTCTGGCTGAGGTTGATGAACACCCGTATGATGTAGATAAAATGCTTTTCATGGACTGGAGAGATTCTCATCTGGACAATGACAAGGAGCTGAAGCAGAGAAATAGTAGGATACCCACCTTTCTGTATGCAATGCCCTTTTCATCCACTAAGATATTTCTTGAAGAAACATCCCTTGTAGCACGGCCTGGATTACGAATGGAAGATATACAGGAAAGAATGGTTGCCAGGTTGAAACATTTGGGTATTAGAGTGAAAAGTATAGAAGAAGATGAGCACTGTGTGATTCCCATGGGTGGCCCCCTCCCAGTTCTTCCCCAAAGAGTTGTTGGCATTGGCGGTACCGCTGGGATGGTGCATCCTTCAACTGGGTATATGGTTGCAAGGACCCTGGCTGCAGCTCCTATTGTTGCTAATGCTATTGTTCAGAGCCTGGGCTCTGATAGAGGACTTTCCGGAGGAGATATATCTGCACAAGTGTGGAAAGATTTATGGCCCATCCAAAGGCGGCGACAAAGGGAGTTCTTCTGTTTTGGTATGGACATCTTACTCAAGCTTGATTTACCTGGCACAAGGAGATTTTTTGATGCGTTTTTCGATCTGGAACCGCATTACTGGCATGGATTCTTATCAtcaagactgtttcttcctgagCTCTTATTTTTTGGACTGTCTTTATTTTCTTATGCTTCTAATACATCTAGGATAGAGATTATGGCGAAGGGAACACTTCCCTTGGCAAACATGATCAGCAACTTGGTAAAAGATACAGAATAA